Proteins from a genomic interval of Watersipora subatra chromosome 10, tzWatSuba1.1, whole genome shotgun sequence:
- the LOC137406758 gene encoding piggyBac transposable element-derived protein 4-like, with protein MDFSSDFEYDSDDFVDNATGAHPRTRDIVFDADTGDDDSQLGADFDWDSDFDQLDSNSTSTATTSRPTSTTDTGAASTSTATNIPTGASGDDGSSGNLAAPGYLGFILSDLDNTPTPTFDWQPTEKVMCSPNFDPAAPHGPTRVMPADSKPADFFMLFYDEKLLQSVCDFTNENAARRKISESTIHSGYGKWTKLETDELRAFYALRAFIEMFCKDRQRSIWRPQYELLQMPKASTVMSLRRYDQIKRYLHYCNEETSIQDRSHPEYDRLYKIRFLINHMKERFTAEYSPSQDLSVDECMIPFRGRWSGKCYDSSKPIKWGVKVWMACCASSGYALNLDVYSGKDRDFEDLTTVKNSAAVVLKLVQSYWGRGYHVVTDRYYTSPYLLHWLRELQMSGTGTCMTNRKEYPKQLIATKAEARRLEQGDSKWLQCAKTGIVATRWNDKKPIYFLSNYVRAELSEPPTVIRRNKKGEKLTVKATPSVIVYNQMMGGVDLNDKMARLDRSRKSYKWYARIDRKCFHWSLYNAYVLYKHGQEKPMEFRDFVLQILTTWMGEKSFSRQSTRTNTPAATPNNPEIRLDMSKLHCPEWPTDGSKDHRCAVCQKKYLIESQQNPEKAYKDLQHKSVKSSIRCETCNVYLCIKRGSDCWKAYHTRVQYWK; from the coding sequence ATGGATTTTTCTAGTGATTTTGAGTATGATTCAgatgattttgtggacaatgCTACTGGAGCTCATCCTAGAACAAGGgacattgtttttgatgctgatACTGGTGATGATGACTCACAATTAGGTGCTGATTTCGACTGGGATTCAGATTTTGATCAGCTGGACTCAAATTCTACTAGTACTGCTACTACTAGTAGACCTACTAGTACAACTGATACTGGAGCTGCTAGTACTAGTACTGCTACCAACATTCCTACTGGAGCCTCTGGTGATGACGGTAGTTCAGGAAATCTGGCAGCACCAGGTTATCTGGGATTCATCCTGTCTGACTTGGATAATACCCCAACACCCACGTTCGACTGGCAGCCTACTGAGAAAGTAATGTGCAGCCCTAACTTTGACCCAGCTGCACCACATGGACCAACAAGAGTAATGCCTGCTGATTCAAAGCCAGCTGACTTCTTCATGCTGTTCTACGATGAGAAACTTTTACAATCAGTATGTGATTTCACGAACGAGAATGCTGCCAGACGAAAGATAAGCGAGAGTACCATCCACAGCGGTTATGGAAAGTGGACTAAACTCGAGACAGACGAACTCCGAGCGTTCTATGCGCTCCGAGCATTCATAGAAATGTTCTGCAAAGATAGGCAGCGAAGTATCTGGAGACCGCAGTACGAGCTTCTCCAGATGCCTAAAGCTTCAACTGTCATGTCATTACGACGGTATGACCAGATAAAACGTTACCTGCATTACTGTAATGAAGAGACGTCAATTCAGGATCGTAGCCATCCTGAATACGACAGACTTTACAAAATCAGGTTCCTCATCAACCACATGAAAGAGCGATTCACAGCAGAGTACTCTCCCTCCCAGGATCTGTCAGTAGACGAGTGCATGATTCCTTTTCGGGGTCGCTGGAGTGGGAAATGTTACGACTCCTCAAAGCCAATCAAATGGGGAGTGAAAGTCTGGATGGCGTGTTGTGCTTCCAGCGGATATGCGCTAAACCTAGATGTCTATTCTGGGAAGGACAGAGACTTTGAGGACTTGACCACAGTGAAAAACTCTGCCGCAGTAGTACTGAAACTAGTTCAAAGTTACTGGGGTCGAGGCTACCATGTAGTTACTGATCGCTACTACACGTCACCTTATCTTCTCCACTGGCTACGTGAGCTTCAGATGTCTGGTACTGGTACATGTATGACCAACCGAAAGGAGTACCCGAAACAGCTAATAGCTACCAAAGCGGAAGCTCGGAGGTTGGAGCAAGGGGATTCTAAGTGGCTCCAGTGTGCGAAAACAGGAATTGTAGCAACCCGCTGGAATGACAAGAAACCCATCTACTTCCTGTCAAACTATGTCAGAGCTGAGCTGTCTGAGCCACCAACTGTAATCCGTAGAAATAAGAAAGGTGAGAAGCTGACAGTGAAGGCCACACCATCCGTCATCGTATACAATCAGATGATGGGTGGTGTGGACCTCAATGATAAAATGGCAAGACTCGATCGCTCTCGAAAGTCATATAAGTGGTACGCGCGAATCGACCGCAAATGCTTTCACTGGTCCCTGTACAACGCTTATGTGCTCTATAAGCATGGCCAGGAAAAGCCGATGGAATTCAGAGACTTTGTCCTGCAGATACTGACGACATGGATGGGTGAAAAGTCATTCTCTCGACAGTCAACTAGGACAAACACACCAGCTGCCACTCCCAACAATCCGGAGATACGTCTAGACATGAGCAAACTACACTGTCCCGAGTGGCCTACTGATGGGTCAAAAGATCACCGCTGTGCAGTCTGCCAGAAAAAGTACCTGATAGAATCGCAGCAAAATCCAGAGAAGGCTTACAAAGACTTACAACACAAATCAGTCAAGAGTTCAATTCGGTGTGAAACCTGCAACGTGTACTTGTGCATCAAACGCGGTTCAGACTGCTGGAAAGCGTACCATACCAGAGTTCAGTATTGGAAGTGA